A genome region from Streptomyces pratensis includes the following:
- a CDS encoding TetR/AcrR family transcriptional regulator: protein MTENSSTAGETGLPASIEAAWGLRDRPVKGPKPGLSLDRIVAAAVSVAASEGLSAVSMGRVAKELGASTMSLYRYVSAKEELYVLMQEAAMGAPSPLPAIEEGAGWREALSQWAWAQRRVFHRNLWALRIPIAGPPASPHSIAWWEQGLQALEDSGLNEGDKISVILFVGGFVRNEALLMSDLAAAVEAKGLSPQEVMAQWERTVTRLVDPVRHPALSRLMASEVMGEPDEADYEFVFGLERVLDGIEALIRKGAPS, encoded by the coding sequence GTGACGGAGAACAGCAGCACGGCGGGCGAGACCGGCCTGCCGGCCAGCATCGAGGCCGCGTGGGGACTGCGCGACCGCCCGGTCAAGGGGCCGAAACCCGGTCTGTCGTTGGACCGCATCGTGGCCGCGGCCGTGTCGGTGGCCGCGTCGGAGGGGCTGTCGGCCGTCTCGATGGGACGGGTCGCCAAGGAACTCGGCGCCTCGACGATGTCGCTCTACCGCTACGTCTCGGCCAAGGAGGAGCTCTACGTCCTCATGCAGGAGGCGGCCATGGGCGCCCCCTCACCCCTGCCCGCTATCGAGGAGGGAGCGGGCTGGCGGGAGGCACTCAGCCAGTGGGCATGGGCCCAGCGCCGCGTGTTCCACCGCAATCTGTGGGCGTTGCGCATCCCGATCGCGGGCCCGCCGGCCAGCCCTCATTCGATCGCCTGGTGGGAACAGGGACTCCAGGCGCTGGAGGACAGCGGCCTGAACGAGGGCGACAAGATCTCCGTCATCCTCTTCGTCGGGGGCTTCGTGCGGAACGAGGCCCTGTTGATGAGCGATCTCGCCGCCGCCGTCGAGGCCAAGGGGCTCTCGCCCCAGGAAGTGATGGCACAGTGGGAGCGGACGGTGACACGGCTCGTCGATCCCGTCCGCCATCCGGCGCTGTCCAGGCTGATGGCCTCCGAGGTCATGGGTGAGCCGGACGAGGCCGACTACGAGTTCGTGTTCGGTCTCGAGCGGGTCCTCGACGGCATCGAGGCGCTCATCAGGAAGGGCGCACCGTCATGA